From the genome of Verrucomicrobiia bacterium, one region includes:
- the murB gene encoding UDP-N-acetylmuramate dehydrogenase, with protein MNIQENVPLSAHSTMQLGGPARYLADIASRNDLTEALTWAAQKQLPVMMIGTGSNIIWGDKGFAGLVLVNKITGFEIQDIDASSKYLIVGGGENWDSVVARAVEQGLSGIELLSRIPGTAGAAPVQNIGAYGAQLSDVLVTLETYDLQANKFVTLMAADCAFGYRTSRFKSADKGRFFITGITIRLEHGMAQPPYYRDIQAYIEQNKVTDITLASLRDIVSHIREKKLPDPRIIPNTGSFFQNPIISKEAYQTIVENHPQIEKAPMGWSQPPRWFLDNEQVKLSAGWLVEQAGFKAYEDKETGMATWPYQNLVLTNKGAHSTADLLKFKQKIIDAVQAKFGVALVQEPELIGA; from the coding sequence ATGAATATTCAGGAAAACGTGCCCCTGTCTGCTCACTCCACCATGCAACTTGGGGGACCGGCACGGTATCTTGCCGACATTGCCAGCAGAAACGACCTCACCGAAGCCTTGACCTGGGCAGCACAAAAACAGCTGCCAGTTATGATGATCGGCACCGGTAGTAACATCATCTGGGGTGACAAAGGCTTTGCCGGACTAGTGCTAGTCAATAAAATCACTGGCTTCGAAATACAGGATATAGACGCTAGCAGCAAGTATTTGATAGTGGGTGGGGGCGAAAACTGGGACTCGGTAGTAGCACGAGCCGTAGAACAGGGCCTGTCCGGCATAGAGCTCTTGTCGCGCATTCCAGGCACGGCTGGCGCTGCGCCTGTTCAGAACATAGGTGCCTATGGCGCTCAACTGTCTGATGTGCTGGTGACCCTAGAAACTTACGACCTCCAGGCCAACAAGTTTGTAACACTCATGGCCGCAGATTGCGCCTTTGGCTACCGGACTAGCCGTTTCAAGTCCGCCGATAAGGGAAGGTTCTTTATCACCGGCATTACCATACGCCTCGAGCACGGCATGGCCCAGCCTCCGTACTACCGAGACATCCAGGCCTACATAGAACAAAACAAAGTCACAGACATTACCCTTGCTAGCCTACGTGATATCGTCAGCCACATTCGTGAAAAGAAGCTGCCTGACCCCCGTATTATACCCAACACCGGATCATTCTTTCAGAATCCGATTATCAGCAAAGAGGCATACCAGACCATCGTCGAGAATCATCCCCAGATCGAAAAAGCTCCTATGGGCTGGTCGCAACCACCCCGTTGGTTTCTGGACAATGAACAAGTAAAGCTGTCTGCTGGTTGGCTGGTAGAGCAAGCTGGCTTTAAGGCTTACGAAGACAAAGAAACCGGCATGGCCACCTGGCCCTACCAAAATCTGGTACTCACCAACAAAGGAGCACATTCCACCGCCGACCTCTTAAAATTCAAGCAAAAAATCATTGACGCAGTGCAGGCAAAGTTTGGTGTGGCCCTCGTTCAGGAGCCAGAGCTCATAGGCGCATAA
- a CDS encoding phosphoribosyltransferase family protein, whose product MLRGEPVPERSPLFKEVLISEEQVAERIDELATNVIERYKDKDPLFVCLLRGGAPFASMLMFSIARQDPGFHPELDYMTVSTYGERREAGSTRIVMDLGPKTVVKDRPVVLLDDVLDEGITAAFTTTYLAGRGAQETDLIVLVQKDRERTAFGDATLFGFEAPGDWLTGMGMDDRLLATEGNRWMASIALANTE is encoded by the coding sequence ATGCTACGTGGAGAACCCGTACCGGAACGTTCACCACTCTTCAAAGAGGTACTTATTTCTGAGGAGCAAGTCGCTGAGCGGATTGATGAACTCGCCACCAATGTTATAGAAAGATATAAAGACAAGGATCCGTTGTTTGTGTGTTTGCTGCGCGGTGGGGCTCCTTTTGCGTCTATGCTCATGTTCTCTATTGCCCGCCAGGACCCGGGCTTTCACCCAGAATTAGACTATATGACCGTCAGCACTTATGGTGAGCGACGAGAGGCAGGCTCCACCAGAATTGTCATGGACCTGGGGCCAAAAACAGTTGTAAAAGACCGTCCCGTGGTATTACTGGACGATGTATTAGACGAAGGTATAACCGCTGCCTTTACCACAACCTACCTGGCTGGCCGAGGTGCCCAAGAGACCGACCTGATTGTGCTGGTCCAAAAAGATCGTGAACGGACAGCCTTTGGCGACGCTACTTTATTTGGATTTGAGGCGCCGGGTGACTGGCTGACCGGAATGGGCATGGATGACAGACTGCTTGCCACAGAGGGCAATCGGTGGATGGCCTCTATAGCCCTGGCCAATACTGAATAA